One segment of Panthera uncia isolate 11264 chromosome A3 unlocalized genomic scaffold, Puncia_PCG_1.0 HiC_scaffold_12, whole genome shotgun sequence DNA contains the following:
- the PDIA6 gene encoding protein disulfide-isomerase A6: MARLVLGLISCTFFLAVNGLYSSSDDVIELTPSNFNREVIQSDSLWLVEFYAPWCGHCQRLTPEWKKVATALKDVVKVGAVDADKHQSLGGQYGVQGFPTIKIFGSNKNRPEDYQGGRTGEAIVDAALSALRQLVKDRLGGRGGGYSSGKQGRGESSSKKDVIELTDDSFDKNVLDSEDVWMVEFYAPWCGHCKNLEPEWAAAATEVKEQTKGKVKLAAVDATVNQVLAGRYGIRGFPTIKIFQKGESPVDYDGGRTRSDIVSRALDLFSDNAPPPELLEIIDEDIAKKTCEEHQLCVVAVLPHILDTGAAGRNSYLEVLLKLADKYKKKMWGWLWTEAGAQSELENALGIGGFGYPAMAAINARKMKFALLKGSFSEQGINEFLRELSFGRGSTAPVGGGAFPAISTREPWDGKDGELPVEDDIDLSDVELDDLEKDEL; encoded by the exons ATGGCTCGCCTCGTGCTGG GTCTAATAAGCTGTACCTTCTTTCTAGCAGTGAATGGTCTCTATTCCTCTAGTGACGATGTAATTGAATTAACTCCATCCAATTTCAACCGAGAAGTTATTCAAAGTGATAGTCTGTGGCTTGTAGAGTTCTATGCCCCATG GTGTGGCCACTGCCAGAGGTTGACACCAGAATGGAAGAAAGTAGCAACCGCGCTAAAA GATGTTGTGAAAGTTGGCGCAGTTGACGCAGACAAACACCAGTCCCTGGGAGGTCAATATGGTGTTCAGGGATTTCCTACCATTAAGATTTTTGGATCCAACAAAAACAGACCAGAAGATTATCAGG GTGGCAGAACTGGCGAAGCCATTGTAGATGCTGCTCTCAGTGCTCTGCGCCAGCTCGTGAAGGATCgccttggggggaggggtggtggatATAGTTCTGGAAAACAA GGTAGAGGTGAGAGTTCGAGTAAGAAGGATGTAATTGAGCTGACAGACGACAGCTTCGACAAGAATGTCCTTGATAGTGAAGACGTTTGGATGGTTGAGTTTTACGCTCCTTGGTGTGGACACTGCAAAAA tCTTGAGCCAGAATGGGCTGCTGCAGCCACAGAGGTCAAAGAGCAAACCAAAGGAAAAGTGAAGCTCGCGGCTGTGGACGCCACGGTTAACCAGGTTCTGGCCGGCCGGTACGGG ATTAGGGGATTTCCTACAATCAAGATATTTCAGAAGGGGGAATCTCCTGTGGATTACGATGGGGGGCGGACGCGATCTGACATCGTCTCCCGGGCCCTGGATTTGTTTTCTGACAATGCCCCACCTCCTGAGCTGCTTGAG ATCATCGACGAGGACATCGCTAAGAAGACCTGTGAGGAGCACCAGCTGTGTGTCGTGGCCGTGCTGCCCCACATCCTGGACACGG GAGCTGCTGGCAGAAACTCGTACTTAGAAGTTCTTCTTAAGTTGGcagacaaatacaaaaagaaaatgtgggg GTGGCTGTGGACAGAAGCTGGGGCCCAATCTGAGCTTGAAAACGCGTTGGGGATCGGAGGCTTCGGGTACCCTGCCATGGCAGCCATCAATGCACGCAAGATGAAATTTGCTCTTCTGAAAGGATCTTTCAGCGAGCAAGGCATTAACGAGTTTCTCAG GGAGCTCTCTTTCGGGCGCGGATCTACAGCACCTGTGGGAGGTGGGGCCTTCCCCGCCATCAGCACCAGAGAGCCTTGGGACGGCAAGGATGGCGAG CTTCCCGTGGAAGACGACATTGACCTCAGTGACGTGGAGCTGGACGATTTGGAAAAGGATGAGCTGTGA